The segment GGATGGTTTAATTTCTAAAGCATCCTAGCAAGAAAGGCTAGAGGGTTACCAAATTcttccaataaaaatatcaatgataaGAAGACGAGAGGGGATCTACAGATCTGGATTGCATCATACGACATATCTTTGATAGAATCCGTCTCCATAAAATCAAAAAGAGTAATTACCCCAAGGgattaatttattccatttaaacgtttgagtgtgtgtgtgtgtgatttcttacatatttgtgaatatttatatacattttcttaaaGCCGAAATTTTATACTTATGATAAATGTAGTAAAGCATATCCACAGGAATGGCATTTAAAGACTTGTCATACAAGTGAAAACTGGTGATTTTAATTAGTGAACAAGAAAATTGGTTTATGAACATTGTAATTTTGTTCGTAAAAAGAAAGTTACATGCTTGTctctaaataattgttttagagctaattgctttaaaaaggcattttcttATTAGTTGCACAATGGAGGAGCCTTACGAGTGTGATTTGTTCAGGCAAGCTTTTTCcgaagaacaaaatttaaaggaGAATTCAACGACTCATCCAAAAGAGAAACCACACATTTGTGGAATTTGCAAGAAAGCTTTTTCTCAGTTTTCTTACTTAAAGACACATGCACAAACACACACCGACGAAAAGTCTTTTGTATGTGATGTGTGTTCTAAAGCATTTTCTCAACAGcgttatttaaagaaacatttgctGAGACATACGACCGAGAAGCCATTTTCATGTGACTTGTGTAATAAGTTGTTTTCTGATAAGTCATATTTATTAAGTCATTTACGTAGGCACACAAAAGAGAAATCTTTTGTATGTGAAGTTTGTAATAAAGCTTTTTCCGAAAAGGccaatttaaaaacacattcacGGATTCACACGAATGAGAAACCTTATTTGTGTGAGgtgtgtaataaaaaattttctgaccAGTCTTGTTTAAAAAGTCATTTGCGTACCCATACGAACGTGAAACCTTTTGTATGTAATGTATGTAATAAAGCTTTTGCTGAAAGGTCAAATTTTAGAACGCATTTACGGACGCATGATGTAGAAAAGCAGTTTCCATGTAATATGTGTGAGAAAAGATTTACTGAAAAGTCGTATTTAAGAAACCATATACGAACACATACAAAAGAAAAGCCTTTTAAGTGTACTTATTGTAGTTATGCAAGTTCGGATAGGTCGGGTTTAAAAAGTCATTTGCGTACACATACACATGAGAAACCTTATATATGTCATATATGTAATAAAGCTTTTTCTACCAAgtcgattttaaataatcatatgcGCACACATACGAAAGAAAAACCATTTGCATGTGACATTTGCAGCAAAACTTTTTCGCGACCAGATGACTTAAGGGGGCATGTCCGTACGCATACAGATGAGAAACCTTATCCATGTCCCATTTGCAGTCGAGCATTTTCTAGGCAACATCATGTGAAGAGACATTTACGAACACATACAAAAGAGAAGCCGTTTGCATGTGACATCTGTTATAAAGCATTTGCTGAGCGTGGTAGATTGATCACACATTTACGAACtcatacaaaagagaaaccgtATACATGTGACTTATGCACTAAGGCATTTTCCAACAATTCGGGCTTAAAGAGACATTATCAAACGCATGCAAACGtgaaaaaacgttttaaatgcgatgtatgtaataa is part of the Argiope bruennichi chromosome 10, qqArgBrue1.1, whole genome shotgun sequence genome and harbors:
- the LOC129989273 gene encoding zinc finger protein 84-like, with protein sequence MEEPYECDLFRQAFSEEQNLKENSTTHPKEKPHICGICKKAFSQFSYLKTHAQTHTDEKSFVCDVCSKAFSQQRYLKKHLLRHTTEKPFSCDLCNKLFSDKSYLLSHLRRHTKEKSFVCEVCNKAFSEKANLKTHSRIHTNEKPYLCEVCNKKFSDQSCLKSHLRTHTNVKPFVCNVCNKAFAERSNFRTHLRTHDVEKQFPCNMCEKRFTEKSYLRNHIRTHTKEKPFKCTYCSYASSDRSGLKSHLRTHTHEKPYICHICNKAFSTKSILNNHMRTHTKEKPFACDICSKTFSRPDDLRGHVRTHTDEKPYPCPICSRAFSRQHHVKRHLRTHTKEKPFACDICYKAFAERGRLITHLRTHTKEKPYTCDLCTKAFSNNSGLKRHYQTHANVKKRFKCDVCNKLFSEKWNLKTHLKLHATEELFACELCSEKFSLSESLKEHLLTHTVENEKTLHL